A genomic segment from Castor canadensis chromosome 1, mCasCan1.hap1v2, whole genome shotgun sequence encodes:
- the LOC109679128 gene encoding olfactory receptor 5B2-like, whose translation MVNRTEVTQFILMGLTSDPDLQVPLFIAFLLIYITTMFGNLGMILLIVLDSRLHTPMYFFLGNLSLVDFCYSSSVTPKVIAGLLMGDKVMSYNGCATQMFFFSTFANVENYLLASMAYDRYAAVCKPLHYMTTMTMRACACLVIGCYVFGLLDGSICTGNTFNLSFCKSNVIHHFFCDIPAVMVLSCSDSSVNELAIICIASFNIFFALIVIIISYMFIFSTILKMISGAGHKKAMSTCASHFTAVSIFYGTVIFMYMQPSSSHSMDSDKIVSVFYIMVIPMLNPIVYSLRNKEVKSAFTKIFLKSK comes from the coding sequence ATGGTCAACAGGACGGAAGTGACACAGTTCATCCTGATGGGACTGACCAGTGACCCAGATCTGCAGGTTCCCCTTTTTATAGCCTTCCTCCTCATCTACATCACCACCATGTTTGGGAACCTGGGGATGATCCTGCTGATCGTCTTGGACTCTCGTctccacactcccatgtactttttccttggTAACCTGTCTCTGGTGGATTTTTGTTACTCTTCATCTGTCACTCCCAAGGTCATTGCTGGGCTCCTGATGGGAGACAAGGTCATGTCCTACAATGGTTGTGCCACtcagatgttctttttttcaaCCTTTGCCAATGTGGAAAATTACCTCCTGGCCtcaatggcctatgaccgctatgcaGCAGTGTGCAAACCCCTGCATTATATGACCACCATGACAATGAGAGCATGTGCATGTCTGGTCATAGGCTGCTATGTCTTTGGTCTCCTGGATGGCTCCATCTGCACTGGGAACACATTTAATCTCTCCTTCTGTAAATCCAATGTGATACATCATTTTTTCTGTGATATTCCAGCAGTTATGGTTCTCTCTTGCTCGGATTCAAGTGTCAATGAACTGGCTATTATTTGTATAGCCAGCTTTAACATATTTTTTGCCCTCATAGTAATCATAATATCCTACATGTTCATTTTTAGCACCATCTTAAAGATGATCTCAGGTGCTGGACATAAGAAAGCTATGtccacctgtgcctcccactTCACTGCAGTCTCCATTTTCTATGGGACTGTTATCTTCATGTATATGCAGCCCAGCTCCAGTCATTCCATGGACTCTGACAAAATTGTGTCTGTGTTTTATATTATGGTCATCCCCATGCTAAATCCTATTGTCTACAGCCTCAGGAATAAGGAAGTCAAGAGTGCATTCACAAAGATTTTTCTGAAGTCAAAGTAA